Proteins encoded within one genomic window of Corynebacterium aurimucosum:
- the pstA gene encoding phosphate ABC transporter permease PstA, producing MTTTTNAKPASAGATFLDISASRKATNTIATVVVWVAMIIAMIPLVWVLWELFARGSGIIFSADWWTTSQRGVMNSVAGGGAAHAIVGTFVQTVLASIISIPIGIFTAIYLVEYSKGGWLARTTTFMVDILSGVPSIVAALFIFAMWITLFGFGRSGFAVALSLVLLMIPIVVRNTEEMLRVVPMDLREASYALGVPKWKTIARIVLPTALSGIVTGIMLAVARVMGESSPVLVLVGSSSIINWDAFKGSQSSLPLMMLDMYKAGAQPAVLDKLWGAALTLVILITVLNIAARVISAKFSVKK from the coding sequence ATGACTACTACTACAAACGCCAAGCCTGCCTCCGCAGGCGCTACCTTCCTTGATATTTCGGCTTCCCGAAAGGCCACCAACACCATTGCCACCGTCGTGGTATGGGTGGCCATGATTATCGCCATGATCCCTCTGGTTTGGGTTCTGTGGGAACTCTTTGCCCGCGGCAGCGGCATCATCTTCAGCGCCGATTGGTGGACCACGTCCCAGCGCGGTGTCATGAACAGCGTTGCGGGCGGCGGTGCTGCTCACGCCATCGTTGGTACCTTCGTCCAAACCGTCCTAGCCTCCATCATCTCCATCCCGATCGGTATCTTTACCGCTATCTACTTGGTGGAGTATTCCAAGGGCGGCTGGCTCGCCCGTACCACCACCTTCATGGTGGACATCCTGTCCGGTGTGCCGTCCATCGTTGCCGCGCTGTTTATCTTCGCTATGTGGATCACGCTCTTCGGCTTTGGCCGCTCCGGCTTCGCCGTGGCGCTTTCCTTGGTGCTGCTGATGATTCCGATCGTGGTTCGCAACACCGAAGAGATGCTCCGTGTTGTCCCGATGGACCTGCGTGAGGCCTCCTATGCACTGGGCGTTCCGAAGTGGAAGACCATTGCTCGCATCGTCCTGCCGACCGCCCTGTCCGGCATCGTTACCGGTATCATGCTCGCGGTTGCGCGTGTGATGGGTGAGTCTTCTCCGGTGCTGGTCCTTGTTGGTTCCTCCTCCATCATCAACTGGGACGCGTTCAAGGGCTCGCAGTCCTCGCTACCGCTGATGATGCTGGATATGTACAAGGCCGGCGCACAACCGGCTGTCCTGGATAAGCTCTGGGGTGCAGCGCTGACGCTGGTTATCCTTATCACTGTCCTTAACATCGCGGCCCGTGTCATCTCCGCGAAGTTCTCGGTCAAGAAATAG
- a CDS encoding succinate CoA transferase: MSERIAYAPFEKLVMSADEAAQFVNHGDRVGISGFTGAGYPKALPTAIAEKAKAAHEAGEEFKIDVFSGASTAPDCDGVLAEANAIRFRSPYNSDPALRGRFNDGSALYQDVHLSHSGQQVEEGFYGDFQVAIIEAVRIDEKGNIVPSSAVGNNLEYIEAADKIIIEINEWQSLNLEGMHDIYRIEKLPNRQPIPITKPADRVGTTYIEIPEEKVVAVVKTNAPDRNAPFKAPDEVSEKIAANFIEFLEGEVAAGRLEYDKFIMQSGVGNVPNAVMAGLLDSKFENIQAYTEVIQDGMLDLIDAGKMTVASATSFALSPEYADKMNAEAERYAKHIILRPQQVSNHPEVIRRVGLISSNGMIEGDIYGNINSTNVSGSRIMNGTGGSGDFTRNAYISTFVSPSVAKGGAISAIVPFVSHTDHTEHDTMVIITEYGVADLRGLAPKERVEKVIAVAHPDYRPLLEEYFERAKANKFQHTPHDLKTAFDFQVNFMEKDDMRG; this comes from the coding sequence ATGTCTGAGAGAATTGCATACGCGCCGTTTGAGAAGCTCGTGATGAGCGCTGACGAGGCCGCACAGTTCGTCAACCACGGTGATCGTGTGGGAATCTCCGGCTTTACCGGTGCTGGCTACCCCAAGGCCCTGCCGACCGCTATCGCGGAAAAGGCAAAGGCGGCCCACGAGGCGGGGGAGGAATTCAAGATCGACGTCTTCTCCGGTGCCTCTACCGCCCCGGACTGCGATGGCGTCCTGGCTGAGGCAAACGCCATTCGCTTCCGCTCCCCATACAACTCTGATCCGGCATTGCGCGGCCGCTTCAACGATGGCTCCGCCCTCTACCAGGATGTTCACCTCTCACACTCTGGCCAGCAGGTGGAGGAAGGTTTCTACGGTGACTTCCAGGTAGCCATTATTGAGGCCGTGCGTATCGATGAGAAGGGAAATATCGTTCCCTCCTCCGCAGTAGGTAACAACCTCGAGTACATCGAGGCCGCCGACAAGATCATCATTGAGATCAATGAGTGGCAGTCCCTCAACCTCGAGGGCATGCACGATATCTACCGCATTGAGAAGCTGCCGAACCGTCAGCCGATCCCGATTACCAAGCCGGCTGACCGCGTTGGTACCACCTACATTGAGATCCCGGAAGAGAAGGTCGTGGCTGTAGTCAAGACCAACGCCCCGGACCGCAATGCTCCGTTCAAGGCTCCGGATGAGGTCTCTGAGAAGATCGCTGCGAACTTCATTGAGTTCCTCGAGGGCGAGGTTGCTGCCGGACGCCTGGAGTATGACAAGTTCATCATGCAGTCCGGTGTGGGCAACGTCCCGAACGCAGTGATGGCCGGCCTGCTGGATTCCAAGTTCGAAAACATTCAGGCCTACACCGAGGTTATCCAGGACGGCATGCTGGATCTTATCGACGCCGGCAAGATGACCGTCGCCTCTGCTACCTCCTTCGCCCTGTCCCCGGAGTATGCGGACAAGATGAACGCTGAGGCTGAGCGCTACGCCAAGCACATCATCCTGCGCCCACAGCAGGTGTCCAACCACCCGGAGGTTATCCGCCGCGTTGGCCTGATCTCCTCCAACGGCATGATTGAGGGCGACATCTACGGCAATATCAACTCCACCAACGTCTCCGGCTCCCGCATCATGAACGGTACCGGCGGCTCGGGTGACTTCACCCGTAACGCCTACATCTCCACCTTCGTGTCCCCGTCGGTGGCAAAGGGCGGCGCTATTTCCGCCATCGTGCCTTTCGTGTCTCACACCGACCACACTGAGCACGACACCATGGTCATCATCACCGAGTATGGTGTTGCGGACCTGCGTGGCCTGGCTCCGAAGGAGCGCGTGGAGAAGGTTATCGCCGTGGCGCACCCGGACTACCGTCCGCTGCTGGAGGAGTACTTCGAGCGTGCCAAGGCGAATAAGTTCCAGCACACCCCGCACGATCTGAAGACCGCTTTTGACTTCCAGGTGAACTTCATGGAGAAGGATGACATGCGCGGCTAA
- the dusB gene encoding tRNA dihydrouridine synthase DusB, translated as MTLAIGKIQLNSPVVLAPMAGVTNVAFRVLCREQEIEKTGTVSGLYVCEMVTARALVERNPKTLHMTTFAPQEQPRSLQLYTVDPEYTYKAAKMIVDENLADHIDMNFGCPVPKVTRRGGGSALPYKRRLFGNIVSAAVKATEGTDIPVTVKMRVGIDEEHKTHLDAGRIAVAEGAAAVALHGRTAAQRYSGHADWGEIARLKEHLADTGIPVLGNGDIFKATDAHDMMEQTGCDGVVVGRGCLGRPWLFAELSAHLRGEPVPEEPTLGEVTRIMLRHAELLAQHEGEAQASRDIRKHIGWYLRGFPVGGQVRAGLSRVNSLEDLRELLAPWADSPALADDADGARGRQGSPAKVVLPEGWLDDPEDATVPEGAEIMHSGG; from the coding sequence GTGACTCTTGCAATCGGAAAAATCCAGCTCAACTCCCCCGTTGTCCTCGCCCCCATGGCTGGCGTGACCAACGTGGCTTTTCGCGTGCTGTGCCGTGAGCAAGAGATTGAAAAGACCGGGACTGTCTCCGGGCTCTACGTGTGCGAAATGGTCACCGCTCGCGCCTTGGTCGAGCGCAACCCCAAGACCCTGCACATGACCACCTTCGCTCCCCAAGAACAGCCCCGCTCGCTGCAGCTGTACACCGTCGATCCGGAGTACACCTACAAGGCTGCCAAGATGATCGTGGATGAGAACTTGGCGGACCACATCGATATGAACTTTGGCTGCCCGGTCCCCAAGGTCACGCGCCGCGGCGGGGGTTCTGCCCTTCCTTATAAGCGCCGCCTGTTTGGCAACATCGTCTCCGCCGCAGTCAAGGCGACTGAGGGCACGGATATTCCAGTCACGGTGAAGATGCGCGTCGGCATTGATGAAGAGCACAAGACACACCTCGATGCCGGGCGTATCGCTGTGGCGGAAGGAGCCGCAGCAGTTGCTTTGCACGGGCGCACTGCCGCCCAGCGCTACTCCGGTCACGCCGACTGGGGCGAAATCGCCCGCTTGAAGGAGCACTTGGCAGACACAGGCATCCCAGTCTTGGGCAACGGCGATATCTTCAAGGCAACCGATGCGCACGACATGATGGAGCAAACTGGATGTGACGGCGTCGTGGTGGGCCGCGGCTGTTTGGGCCGCCCGTGGCTTTTTGCGGAACTCTCCGCCCACCTGCGGGGTGAACCAGTACCGGAAGAGCCCACGCTAGGCGAAGTCACGCGCATCATGCTCCGCCACGCAGAGCTTCTAGCCCAGCATGAGGGCGAGGCTCAAGCCAGCCGCGATATTCGCAAGCACATTGGCTGGTACCTGCGTGGTTTTCCCGTGGGCGGCCAGGTACGTGCGGGCCTTTCTCGCGTCAATTCCTTGGAGGATCTGCGCGAACTGCTGGCGCCGTGGGCCGACTCGCCTGCGCTTGCCGACGACGCCGATGGTGCCCGCGGCCGCCAGGGCTCACCCGCCAAGGTAGTCCTTCCCGAGGGTTGGCTCGATGATCCGGAGGATGCCACTGTGCCGGAAGGCGCGGAGATTATGCACTCCGGCGGCTAA
- the cysK gene encoding cysteine synthase A, which translates to MVAVYDNILETIGGTPLVRLNRLTEGLGAEVLVKVESFNPANSVKDRIAKAIVDTAVESGELKPGGTIVEATSGNTGIGLALVGAAQGYKVILTMPETMSNERKVLLRAYGAEIVLTPGAAGMKGAVEKANEIIAETPNAILASQFANEANPKIHEATTGPEIWEDAEGKVDAFVAGVGTGGTVTGVGRYLRSQNPDTYLVAVEPSDSPVLSEGKAGPHKIQGIGANFVPEVLDREILNEVLTATTEESVSTARKLATEEGLLVGISSGANVSAALKLAARDEFKGKTIVVVAPDFGERYVSTILFEDIREA; encoded by the coding sequence ATCGTGGCTGTATATGACAACATTCTCGAGACCATCGGCGGCACCCCGCTCGTCCGCCTCAACCGCCTAACCGAAGGCCTCGGCGCTGAGGTCCTCGTGAAGGTTGAGTCCTTCAACCCCGCAAATTCCGTCAAGGATCGCATCGCCAAGGCGATTGTCGACACCGCCGTAGAATCCGGCGAGCTGAAGCCAGGCGGCACCATCGTCGAGGCCACTTCCGGCAACACCGGTATCGGCTTGGCACTCGTCGGCGCCGCCCAAGGTTACAAGGTCATCCTCACCATGCCGGAGACCATGTCCAACGAGCGCAAGGTTCTGCTGCGCGCTTATGGAGCAGAGATCGTCCTCACCCCGGGCGCTGCGGGCATGAAGGGCGCTGTAGAGAAGGCCAACGAGATTATCGCCGAAACCCCCAATGCCATCCTGGCTTCCCAGTTCGCCAACGAAGCCAACCCAAAGATCCACGAGGCAACCACCGGTCCTGAAATCTGGGAGGACGCCGAGGGCAAGGTTGACGCCTTCGTGGCTGGCGTCGGAACCGGCGGCACCGTCACCGGTGTTGGTCGCTACCTGCGCTCTCAGAACCCGGATACCTACCTCGTAGCCGTAGAGCCCTCCGATTCCCCTGTTCTGTCCGAGGGCAAGGCTGGCCCGCACAAGATTCAGGGCATCGGCGCTAACTTCGTCCCAGAGGTTTTGGACCGTGAGATCCTCAACGAGGTTCTTACCGCAACCACCGAAGAGTCCGTGTCCACCGCCCGCAAGCTGGCTACCGAAGAAGGCCTGCTCGTTGGTATTTCCTCCGGCGCCAACGTCTCTGCAGCACTCAAGCTGGCCGCTCGTGACGAGTTTAAGGGCAAGACCATCGTCGTTGTCGCCCCGGACTTTGGTGAGCGCTACGTCTCCACCATTCTCTTCGAGGACATCCGCGAAGCTTAA
- the ramA gene encoding acetate metabolism transcriptional regulator RamA yields the protein MEPHRLKDDDEAVRAALSSLKTATGIPVTMYGTLLPDNRLQITQWVGLRTPALQNLVIDANVGVGGRVVSTRRAVGVSDYTRATTISHENDRYIQDEGLHSIVAVPVTVQREIRGVLYVGVHSPVRLGDKVIEEVTMTARCLEQDLAVNSALRRADGGKGGAARGHVMNGAEWEQVRSTHSKLRMLANRVNDEDLRKELEALCDQMVSPVRVKQSTKLSARELDVLSCVALGHTNVEAAEEMGIGAETVKSYLRSVMRKLGAHTRYEAVNAARRIGALP from the coding sequence ATGGAGCCGCACCGACTCAAGGATGACGACGAAGCCGTACGCGCAGCGCTCTCGTCGCTGAAGACTGCAACGGGAATCCCCGTCACGATGTACGGAACCTTGCTGCCGGATAATCGCCTGCAGATTACCCAGTGGGTAGGTCTGCGGACCCCGGCTTTGCAGAACTTGGTGATTGACGCGAACGTGGGCGTCGGCGGGCGCGTTGTTAGTACTCGCCGCGCGGTTGGTGTTTCCGATTACACCCGCGCTACCACGATTAGCCATGAGAATGACCGCTATATTCAAGACGAAGGCCTGCACTCCATCGTGGCGGTCCCAGTTACCGTTCAGCGTGAGATCCGTGGAGTCCTCTATGTCGGTGTTCATTCGCCGGTGCGCTTGGGTGACAAGGTGATCGAGGAGGTCACCATGACTGCCCGCTGCCTCGAGCAGGATTTGGCGGTTAATTCCGCACTGCGCCGGGCCGATGGTGGTAAGGGTGGTGCTGCGCGCGGCCATGTGATGAACGGTGCCGAATGGGAGCAGGTGCGCTCGACGCACTCCAAGCTGCGGATGCTGGCTAACCGCGTCAATGATGAAGACCTTCGCAAGGAGCTTGAGGCACTGTGTGATCAGATGGTCTCTCCGGTCCGTGTGAAGCAGTCCACCAAGCTGTCCGCGCGCGAACTCGATGTTCTTTCTTGCGTCGCCCTTGGCCATACCAACGTTGAGGCTGCCGAGGAGATGGGCATTGGTGCCGAAACTGTGAAGTCCTATCTGCGTTCTGTCATGCGCAAATTGGGTGCGCATACTCGCTATGAGGCGGTTAATGCGGCCCGTCGTATAGGCGCGTTGCCCTGA
- a CDS encoding GNAT family N-acetyltransferase, with protein MGGMTTSVAHQTDQSRFVITVDGEEAGFAEYSDSAATREFTHTEISEAFQGQGLSKPLIKAALDDDSTVGRQVIPTCSAVARFIEKNPEYQRLTKREGSL; from the coding sequence ATGGGCGGCATGACTACTTCTGTTGCGCACCAAACCGATCAATCCCGCTTCGTTATTACCGTCGATGGCGAGGAAGCGGGTTTTGCCGAATACAGTGACTCCGCAGCCACGCGCGAGTTCACGCACACGGAAATCTCTGAGGCCTTTCAAGGCCAAGGCCTGTCCAAGCCGCTCATTAAGGCGGCGTTGGATGATGACTCGACGGTAGGCCGCCAAGTCATCCCAACGTGCAGTGCCGTAGCGCGGTTTATTGAGAAGAACCCTGAATACCAGCGTCTGACTAAGCGTGAGGGCAGCCTCTAA
- a CDS encoding IS1249 family transposase, with protein sequence MANRNRPSCDVCGHGLVKNGKTAAGTQRWLCPKCNVSSINTRAHASEIRHFKIFIDWILSGESADHLAKRLGVTRRTLTRWFKLLWFITVPTSSDPYRVYDQVFIDGTYFHKKCLLVACTNTHVIAWHWCLRESSYEYLKLLDKIAQPLIVTTDGAGGALKALRTKWPDVAIQRCLVHVQRNTFADISRNPIHPAHKAIRKLGYMLVQVRNREDAARFTAAVHHTRITFADWLKERTYRSAIPAGQVPKWVSPNQKWWYTHRNARRALKRLEKLIHAGQLFTFLDPPEGVTQDLKATTNLLEGGINKQLKDLAGNHRGMFDEHQRITMDWWLYTHTEDPVAPLELAKQQDFGRQGEKAARAAWAREELTRRGHPDGRPATYDIHIDSEWNPSLGIRKGWAGRS encoded by the coding sequence ATGGCTAATAGGAATCGGCCGTCGTGTGACGTGTGCGGCCATGGACTGGTTAAGAACGGCAAGACCGCGGCAGGAACCCAACGCTGGCTATGTCCTAAATGCAACGTTTCATCGATTAATACCCGCGCACACGCCAGCGAGATTCGGCATTTCAAAATCTTTATTGACTGGATTCTCTCCGGCGAATCTGCAGACCATTTAGCCAAGCGCCTTGGGGTAACAAGGCGGACTTTGACCCGGTGGTTTAAGCTGCTGTGGTTTATCACCGTGCCCACTTCTTCTGACCCCTATCGTGTTTACGATCAGGTCTTTATCGACGGCACCTACTTTCACAAGAAATGCCTGTTGGTAGCCTGCACCAATACACACGTCATCGCCTGGCATTGGTGCCTGCGTGAAAGCTCATACGAGTACCTGAAACTGCTCGACAAAATCGCGCAACCACTCATCGTCACCACCGACGGGGCAGGCGGAGCGCTCAAGGCACTGCGCACTAAATGGCCCGACGTTGCCATTCAGCGCTGCCTAGTTCACGTCCAGCGCAACACTTTTGCTGATATCAGCCGCAACCCGATTCACCCAGCGCATAAAGCAATCCGGAAACTGGGCTACATGCTTGTCCAAGTACGCAACCGTGAAGATGCTGCGCGGTTTACAGCTGCAGTCCACCACACCCGCATTACCTTTGCTGATTGGCTTAAAGAGCGAACCTACCGCAGTGCTATACCGGCAGGCCAAGTACCGAAATGGGTCAGCCCCAACCAGAAATGGTGGTACACCCACCGCAACGCCCGCAGGGCTCTAAAACGGCTAGAAAAGCTCATCCACGCCGGACAATTATTTACCTTCCTTGACCCGCCTGAAGGTGTCACGCAAGACTTAAAAGCCACCACGAACCTGCTGGAAGGCGGCATCAACAAACAACTCAAAGACTTAGCCGGAAACCATCGTGGCATGTTCGATGAGCATCAGCGCATCACCATGGACTGGTGGCTCTACACCCACACCGAAGACCCTGTAGCGCCACTGGAGTTAGCCAAGCAACAAGACTTCGGACGCCAAGGAGAAAAAGCAGCACGCGCAGCCTGGGCAAGAGAAGAACTCACACGACGCGGCCACCCAGACGGGCGACCAGCCACATACGACATCCACATCGACAGCGAATGGAACCCCAGCTTAGGCATAAGAAAAGGCTGGGCCGGACGCTCCTAA
- a CDS encoding metal-sensitive transcriptional regulator produces MTDQRDTCSCHEPGVHGYNSNDDQKAKYLARLKRIEGQTRGIHRMITEDQYCIDIITQISAVTSALENVSLALLEDHIEHCVAGAAAEDGQVATEKLEEAMRAIRKLVKS; encoded by the coding sequence ATGACTGACCAGCGAGATACCTGTTCCTGCCATGAGCCGGGTGTACACGGCTACAACTCCAATGACGATCAAAAGGCGAAATACTTAGCGCGCCTCAAGCGCATCGAAGGGCAAACCCGCGGCATCCACCGCATGATCACCGAGGACCAATACTGCATTGACATCATCACGCAGATCTCGGCGGTAACCTCCGCGCTCGAGAATGTCTCCCTGGCGCTCTTGGAGGACCACATAGAACACTGCGTAGCGGGAGCAGCCGCAGAAGACGGGCAAGTAGCCACAGAGAAGCTCGAGGAGGCCATGCGGGCTATCAGGAAGCTCGTTAAGAGCTAG
- the pstB gene encoding phosphate ABC transporter ATP-binding protein PstB — MSKLELNDVNIYYGDFHAVQNVNMQIPAKAVTAFIGPSGCGKSTVLRTLNRMHEVIPGAYVKGEVLLDGQDIYGAKVDPVSVRNTIGMVFQKANPFPTMSIEDNVVAGLKLSGEKNKKKLKEVAEKSLRGANLWDEVKDRLDKPGGGLSGGQQQRLCIARAIAVEPEVVLMDEPCSALDPISTLAVEDLIHELKENFTIVIVTHNMQQAARVSDKTGFFSLEATGKPGHLVEFDDTTKIFENPSKKDTEDYISGRFG, encoded by the coding sequence ATGTCTAAGCTTGAGCTCAATGACGTGAACATTTACTACGGCGACTTCCACGCCGTGCAGAACGTCAACATGCAAATTCCGGCGAAGGCCGTGACCGCCTTTATCGGCCCTTCCGGCTGCGGTAAGTCCACCGTTCTGCGCACCTTGAACCGTATGCACGAGGTCATCCCCGGCGCCTATGTCAAGGGCGAGGTCCTCTTGGACGGCCAAGATATTTACGGCGCCAAGGTTGACCCGGTATCCGTTCGCAACACCATCGGCATGGTTTTCCAGAAGGCTAACCCGTTCCCCACGATGTCTATCGAGGACAACGTTGTTGCCGGCCTGAAGCTCTCCGGCGAGAAGAACAAGAAGAAACTGAAGGAAGTTGCCGAAAAGTCTCTGCGCGGCGCCAACCTCTGGGATGAGGTTAAGGACCGCCTGGATAAGCCGGGCGGCGGCCTGTCCGGTGGACAGCAGCAGCGTCTGTGCATCGCCCGTGCGATTGCCGTGGAACCGGAGGTCGTCCTCATGGACGAGCCGTGCTCGGCACTTGACCCGATTTCTACCCTGGCTGTTGAGGACCTCATCCACGAGCTGAAGGAAAACTTCACCATCGTTATCGTCACCCACAACATGCAGCAGGCAGCCCGTGTGTCCGATAAGACCGGTTTCTTCTCTCTAGAAGCCACCGGAAAGCCGGGCCACCTCGTCGAGTTTGATGACACCACCAAGATCTTCGAGAACCCCTCCAAGAAGGACACCGAGGATTACATCTCCGGCCGCTTTGGCTAA
- the murA gene encoding UDP-N-acetylglucosamine 1-carboxyvinyltransferase, translating into MKDQFIVSGGARLQGTVKVDGAKNSVLKLMAAALLAEGTTTLTNCPEILDVPLMRKVLEGLGCTVEIDGHTVRITTPAELHSNADFDAVRQFRASVCVLGPLTARCGHAKVALPGGDAIGSRPLDMHQSGLEKMGARTRIEHGAVVAEADRLHGANIRLDFPSVGATENILTAAVLADGETQLHNAAREPEIVDLCTMLKEMGADISGEGTSTITIRGVDKLQPTEHEVIGDRIVAGTWAYAAVMTRGDITVGGIAPKHLHLPLEKLKSAGADIEDYVNGFRVRMDGRPSAVDYQTLPYPGFPTDLQPIAIGLSAVAEGTSIITENVFESRFRFVDEMLRLGADAQVDGHHVVIRGQERLSSTHIWSSDIRAGAGLVLSALCADETTTVHDVFHIDRGYPNFVENLQALGATIERTQEEELY; encoded by the coding sequence GTGAAAGACCAATTTATTGTCTCCGGTGGGGCGCGCCTGCAGGGCACCGTCAAGGTTGACGGTGCTAAAAACAGTGTGCTGAAGCTGATGGCTGCGGCACTGTTGGCGGAGGGCACCACCACGCTGACCAACTGTCCTGAGATTCTCGATGTCCCTCTAATGCGAAAGGTCCTTGAGGGCCTTGGCTGCACCGTGGAGATTGATGGCCACACCGTGCGCATCACCACCCCGGCCGAGCTGCACTCCAACGCGGACTTCGATGCGGTGCGTCAATTCCGCGCTTCCGTGTGTGTGCTGGGACCGTTGACCGCGCGCTGCGGTCACGCGAAGGTGGCATTGCCAGGCGGTGACGCCATCGGTTCCCGCCCCTTGGATATGCACCAGTCCGGGCTGGAGAAGATGGGTGCGCGCACACGCATCGAACACGGTGCTGTGGTGGCGGAAGCTGATCGTCTCCACGGGGCAAATATCCGGCTTGATTTCCCTTCCGTCGGCGCGACGGAGAACATTCTTACCGCCGCCGTGCTTGCTGATGGTGAAACTCAACTCCACAATGCCGCCCGCGAACCGGAGATCGTCGACTTGTGCACGATGCTCAAGGAGATGGGAGCCGATATCTCTGGGGAGGGGACATCCACCATCACCATTCGGGGAGTGGACAAGCTGCAACCAACAGAGCACGAGGTTATCGGCGACCGCATCGTTGCGGGTACCTGGGCCTATGCTGCTGTGATGACTCGCGGTGATATTACGGTGGGTGGCATTGCTCCTAAGCACCTGCACCTGCCGCTGGAAAAGCTCAAGTCTGCCGGCGCTGACATTGAGGACTATGTGAACGGTTTCCGGGTGCGCATGGACGGTCGCCCGAGCGCCGTGGATTATCAAACCCTGCCGTACCCCGGTTTCCCTACGGATCTTCAGCCTATTGCTATTGGTCTTTCCGCCGTGGCGGAAGGCACCTCCATCATTACGGAGAATGTCTTCGAATCGCGCTTCCGTTTCGTCGATGAGATGCTCCGCCTTGGCGCCGATGCCCAAGTTGATGGACACCACGTAGTCATCCGCGGGCAGGAGCGTCTGTCTTCGACGCATATCTGGAGTTCCGATATCCGCGCAGGCGCCGGGTTGGTGCTCTCTGCACTGTGTGCGGATGAGACGACCACCGTGCACGATGTCTTCCACATTGATCGCGGCTATCCCAACTTTGTGGAGAATCTCCAGGCCTTGGGCGCCACGATCGAGCGCACTCAGGAGGAAGAGCTCTACTAA
- the epsC gene encoding serine O-acetyltransferase EpsC, translated as MHILKMIREDLANAREHDPAARGDVENAVVYSGLHAIWAHRIAHRMWKHGWRGPARILAQVNRFFTGIEIHPGATIGRRFFIDHGMGIVIGETAEIGDGVMLYHGVTLGGQVLTQTKRHPTIGDNVTIGAGAKVLGPITIGEGSAVGANAVVTKDVPANHTATGIPAKNRPRKKNERIKLVDPDYYI; from the coding sequence ATGCACATCTTGAAGATGATTCGTGAAGACCTCGCCAACGCGCGCGAGCATGACCCGGCCGCGCGCGGCGACGTCGAGAATGCCGTGGTCTATTCCGGCCTCCACGCTATTTGGGCGCACCGCATCGCCCACCGCATGTGGAAGCATGGTTGGCGCGGCCCCGCACGTATCCTGGCACAAGTAAACCGCTTCTTCACCGGTATTGAGATCCACCCTGGTGCCACCATCGGCCGCCGTTTCTTCATTGACCACGGCATGGGCATCGTTATTGGTGAAACCGCCGAAATCGGCGATGGCGTGATGCTCTACCACGGGGTCACGCTCGGCGGCCAGGTGCTCACGCAGACCAAGCGCCACCCAACGATCGGGGACAACGTGACCATCGGTGCCGGCGCCAAGGTACTAGGCCCCATCACCATCGGCGAAGGCTCCGCAGTAGGCGCTAACGCCGTGGTGACGAAGGATGTGCCCGCTAATCACACCGCTACGGGTATTCCGGCTAAGAACCGTCCTCGCAAGAAGAATGAGCGCATCAAGCTGGTGGACCCGGACTACTACATCTAA
- the phoU gene encoding phosphate signaling complex protein PhoU, producing the protein MRAAYREQLDNFSHDLIIMSTTVHKLMALASQALIKASLQPAEEAVSLRDELDEVRSRCEDRAVSLLALENPMAKDLRQVISSIYIVEDFYRMGRLSQHIATSARRRHPEPVVPADIMGYFEEYARLVLDMSAGLKDILITRDPELALRLTEDDDAVDDINHHLLRMLTQREWKGTVRQAVETSQLSRYYERFADHCAAAAGRIIYLATGLDPDRYMRKRDQEQREAELEARMAELERQFHH; encoded by the coding sequence ATGCGCGCTGCTTACCGTGAACAGTTGGATAATTTTTCTCATGATCTCATCATCATGAGCACGACCGTCCATAAGCTGATGGCCCTCGCCTCCCAGGCGTTAATCAAGGCCTCCCTGCAACCGGCTGAGGAGGCTGTGTCACTGCGCGATGAACTGGATGAGGTGCGCTCGCGGTGCGAAGACCGCGCGGTCTCCCTGCTAGCCTTGGAAAATCCGATGGCCAAGGATCTCCGCCAGGTCATCTCTTCCATCTATATTGTTGAAGACTTTTATCGCATGGGCCGCCTGTCCCAGCACATTGCAACGAGTGCCCGCCGCCGCCACCCCGAGCCAGTGGTACCAGCAGACATCATGGGCTACTTCGAGGAATATGCGCGCCTCGTTCTCGATATGTCCGCGGGGCTCAAGGACATCCTCATCACCCGCGATCCGGAGCTAGCCCTTCGGTTGACCGAAGATGATGATGCCGTCGATGACATCAACCATCACCTGCTGCGCATGCTGACCCAGCGGGAATGGAAAGGAACAGTGCGCCAGGCCGTGGAAACCTCGCAGCTATCGCGTTACTACGAGCGTTTCGCCGATCATTGTGCCGCCGCTGCCGGTCGCATTATTTATCTTGCAACGGGCCTGGACCCGGACCGCTATATGCGCAAGCGTGATCAGGAGCAACGCGAAGCCGAGCTAGAGGCCCGCATGGCAGAGCTGGAGCGCCAGTTCCATCACTAG